One Sphingomonas sp. FARSPH DNA segment encodes these proteins:
- the rpsU gene encoding 30S ribosomal protein S21 produces the protein MQIVVRDNNVDQALRALKKKLQREGVYREMKLRRHYEKPSEKRARERAAAVRRARKLERKRAERDGAR, from the coding sequence ATGCAGATCGTCGTCCGCGACAATAACGTCGACCAGGCCCTCCGCGCGCTCAAGAAGAAGCTGCAGCGCGAGGGCGTGTATCGCGAGATGAAGCTGCGTCGTCATTACGAGAAGCCGTCGGAAAAGCGTGCGCGCGAGCGTGCCGCTGCGGTCCGCCGCGCCCGCAAGCTTGAGCGCAAGCGCGCCGAGCGTGACGGCGCCCGGTAA
- the cysS gene encoding cysteine--tRNA ligase, with protein sequence MTPITLYNSLTRAAETFVPADPANVRIYSCGPTVYHYAHIGNLRAYVFTDTLSRALTWKGYGLTHVINITDVGHLTSDADAGDDKMEAAAKKSGQDIWSIAAHYTQAFKQNLKDLNVRDPSRFPLATDHIAEMIAFGEKIADKHCYRLPDGLYFDVSTVPNYGLLAGTRDEGPVEGRIDSVAGKRQAADFAIWRTSAPGENRQMEWDSPWGRGAPGWHLECSVMSRQYLGDHFDIHTGGIDHREIHHPNEIAQNQAHACSADTGASVWMHNNFLVDRTGKMSKSSGEFLTLPALVARGFHPLAYRLMCLQAHYRSELEFSWENLAAAQTRLKRLVQSIAALKARGEGKGVAAASPYRERLDAAVSDDLNTPRALPVLDELLADKRVSPQDRLAALEDFDAVLGLNLLTLAREDLRVRPDTAGIDETGIAARLAERREARAAKDFPRSDAIRDELAALGVEVMDGDAIGWDWKVQA encoded by the coding sequence ATGACGCCGATCACGCTCTATAACAGCCTGACCCGCGCGGCCGAGACGTTCGTGCCCGCAGACCCCGCCAACGTGCGTATCTATTCGTGCGGACCGACGGTCTATCACTACGCGCATATCGGCAATCTGCGCGCCTATGTGTTCACCGACACGCTGAGCCGGGCGCTGACGTGGAAGGGCTATGGCCTGACGCACGTCATCAACATTACCGATGTCGGCCACCTGACCAGCGACGCGGATGCGGGCGACGACAAGATGGAGGCGGCGGCGAAGAAAAGCGGCCAGGATATCTGGTCGATCGCGGCGCATTATACGCAGGCGTTCAAGCAGAACCTGAAGGACCTGAACGTCCGCGACCCCTCGCGCTTCCCGCTGGCGACGGACCATATCGCCGAGATGATCGCGTTCGGCGAGAAGATCGCCGACAAACATTGCTATCGCCTGCCCGACGGCCTGTATTTCGACGTCAGCACGGTGCCGAATTACGGCCTGCTTGCGGGCACGCGCGATGAGGGCCCGGTCGAGGGGCGCATCGACAGCGTCGCGGGCAAGCGCCAGGCGGCCGATTTCGCGATCTGGCGGACCAGCGCGCCGGGCGAGAACCGGCAGATGGAATGGGACAGCCCGTGGGGCCGCGGTGCGCCGGGGTGGCACCTGGAATGTTCGGTGATGAGCCGCCAGTATCTAGGCGATCATTTCGACATCCACACCGGCGGCATCGACCATCGCGAAATCCACCATCCCAACGAGATCGCGCAGAACCAGGCGCATGCGTGCAGCGCGGACACCGGCGCGAGCGTGTGGATGCACAACAACTTCCTGGTCGACCGGACAGGGAAGATGAGCAAGTCGTCGGGCGAATTCCTGACGCTGCCGGCGCTCGTCGCGCGCGGTTTCCACCCCCTCGCCTATCGTCTGATGTGCCTGCAGGCGCACTATCGCAGCGAGCTGGAGTTCAGCTGGGAGAATCTGGCCGCGGCACAGACCCGGCTGAAACGGCTGGTGCAGAGCATCGCGGCGCTTAAGGCGCGCGGCGAGGGCAAGGGGGTTGCCGCCGCCTCCCCCTATCGCGAGCGGCTGGATGCGGCGGTGTCGGACGATCTCAACACGCCGCGCGCGCTGCCCGTGCTCGACGAGCTGCTCGCCGACAAAAGGGTGAGCCCGCAGGACCGGCTGGCGGCGCTTGAGGATTTCGACGCAGTGCTGGGGCTCAACCTGCTGACGCTCGCGCGCGAGGATTTGCGCGTGCGGCCCGATACTGCGGGGATCGATGAGACGGGCATCGCCGCTCGGCTGGCGGAGCGCCGCGAAGCGCGGGCTGCGAAGGATTTCCCGCGCAGCGATGCGATCCGCGACGAGCTGGCGGCTTTGGGGGTTGAGGTGATGGACGGCGACGCGATCGGCTGGGACTGGAAGGTGCAGGCATGA
- a CDS encoding D-2-hydroxyacid dehydrogenase, with translation MKAVLPAIARPLLEPRLPAGLDVAWFTSPEEATAMIADADIAWVDMQPTRLVADAIRAAGPTLKWVSTIYAGLDAFPLDVLRAKGTTLTNGAGINAVAVAEYAVMGMLVAAKRFDVVLEAARRHEWLRDAPGKVELDGSRALVVGYGTIGRLIGERLAAFGVAVDGVTRSGRDGTLGPDDWRTRIGDYDWVVLAAPSTGATKAMVGATELAAMRPSAWLINIARGDMIDEGALLDALRGKRIGGAFLDPTEPEPLPTDHPLWDAPNCMISMHLSGRSQTQMFQRGAALFLENLDAFLAGRPMRNVADLDAGY, from the coding sequence ATGAAGGCGGTCCTGCCTGCAATCGCCCGTCCCCTGCTCGAACCGCGATTGCCCGCGGGACTAGACGTGGCGTGGTTCACGAGCCCGGAGGAAGCGACGGCGATGATCGCCGATGCCGATATCGCCTGGGTCGACATGCAGCCGACGCGGCTGGTCGCTGACGCGATCCGTGCGGCAGGACCGACGCTGAAATGGGTGTCGACCATCTATGCCGGCCTCGACGCCTTCCCGCTCGACGTGCTGCGCGCGAAGGGGACGACGCTGACCAACGGCGCAGGGATCAACGCGGTCGCGGTCGCGGAATATGCGGTGATGGGCATGCTGGTCGCGGCAAAGCGTTTCGATGTCGTGCTCGAGGCGGCGCGCCGGCACGAATGGCTGCGCGACGCGCCGGGCAAGGTCGAACTGGACGGCAGCCGCGCGCTGGTGGTCGGCTATGGTACGATCGGGCGGCTGATCGGCGAGCGGCTGGCGGCGTTCGGCGTCGCGGTCGACGGCGTGACGCGATCGGGGCGCGACGGCACGCTGGGCCCGGACGACTGGCGGACGCGGATCGGCGATTACGACTGGGTGGTGCTCGCCGCGCCATCGACCGGGGCGACGAAGGCGATGGTCGGCGCGACCGAGCTGGCGGCGATGCGGCCGAGTGCATGGCTGATCAACATCGCGCGCGGCGACATGATCGATGAAGGCGCGCTGCTCGACGCGTTGCGCGGCAAACGGATCGGCGGCGCATTCCTCGACCCGACCGAGCCGGAGCCTTTGCCGACGGATCATCCCTTGTGGGATGCGCCGAACTGCATGATCTCGATGCACCTGTCGGGGCGCAGCCAGACGCAGATGTTCCAGCGGGGCGCGGCGCTGTTTCTGGAGAATCTCGACGCCTTTCTGGCGGGGCGGCCGATGCGCAACGTCGCGGATTTGGACGCCGGCTATTGA
- a CDS encoding M48 family metallopeptidase: MPFVFLAAVALAAAPADDPAATFAALREVDGRMAAIAYRLTTANAPLCRERQPTPGWALHSIGQYDAPLRAQAKVSFGFERPVAVEAVVPGSPAAAAGIVPGDSLVSVDGHALPDAPPPDRASSAARDAAQEMIADLPADKPLVVTLLHDGRTRTVTLPASPGCRSAFEVLLGPKMEASSDGHIVQIGVRFFARYTDEELAVVIGHELAHTILRHRARLDAAGVDRGLLAEVGRNGRLFRETEDQADLLGMYLIRNAGWDPRAAIRFWREHGGEVDGGLLRSRTHPSSKARAAALEAALATMPPNAPTPYLPPILAEADKPLS; this comes from the coding sequence ATGCCGTTCGTGTTCCTCGCCGCTGTCGCGCTTGCCGCCGCTCCCGCCGACGACCCCGCCGCCACCTTCGCCGCGCTGCGCGAAGTCGACGGGCGGATGGCGGCGATCGCCTATCGCCTTACCACCGCCAACGCGCCGCTATGCCGCGAACGCCAGCCGACCCCCGGCTGGGCGCTGCACAGCATCGGCCAGTATGACGCGCCCCTGCGTGCGCAGGCGAAGGTCAGTTTCGGCTTCGAACGCCCCGTGGCGGTCGAGGCGGTCGTCCCCGGCTCGCCCGCCGCCGCGGCCGGGATCGTGCCCGGCGATTCACTCGTCTCTGTCGACGGCCATGCCCTTCCCGACGCGCCGCCGCCGGACCGCGCCAGCAGCGCCGCGCGCGACGCCGCGCAGGAGATGATCGCCGACCTTCCCGCCGACAAGCCGCTCGTCGTCACCTTGCTCCACGATGGCCGCACCCGCACCGTCACGCTGCCCGCCTCGCCGGGCTGCCGCAGCGCCTTCGAGGTGCTGCTCGGCCCGAAGATGGAGGCATCGTCCGACGGACATATCGTCCAGATCGGCGTCCGGTTCTTCGCGCGCTATACCGACGAGGAACTGGCGGTCGTCATCGGCCACGAGCTCGCCCACACCATCCTGCGCCATCGCGCGCGGCTCGACGCGGCGGGCGTCGATCGCGGCCTGCTCGCGGAGGTCGGCCGTAACGGGCGCCTGTTCCGCGAAACCGAGGATCAGGCGGACCTGCTCGGCATGTACCTGATCCGCAACGCCGGATGGGACCCGCGCGCCGCGATCCGCTTCTGGCGCGAACATGGCGGCGAGGTCGATGGCGGCCTACTGCGCAGCCGCACGCATCCCTCGTCCAAGGCCCGCGCCGCGGCCCTAGAAGCCGCGCTCGCGACGATGCCACCGAACGCGCCTACACCCTACCTCCCGCCGATCCTCGCCGAGGCGGACAAGCCGCTCAGCTAA
- the rpoB gene encoding DNA-directed RNA polymerase subunit beta translates to MATKAIQQTSTAKRRIRKIFGDIHEVIQMPNLIEVQRESYEQFLRSDKSTGHVSGLEKTLRSVFPIQDFAGTAYLDFDDYVLEPPKFDVEECRQRGITYAAPMRVTLRLTAFEVDPDTEAKSVIDIKEQDVYMGDMPLMTENGTFFINGTERVIVSQMHRSPGVLFDHDRGKTHASGKYLFAARVIPYRGSWLDFEFDAKDIVNVRIDRKRKLPVTALLYALGMNSEDILNHFYNRVTFVRGEGGWRIPFAPENWRGVKPMFDIVDAKSGEVVFAAGQKISPRAANKAGKDGLSELLIPTEEIFGRYSAYDLINEKTGEIYVEAGDEITAENLEKLDQAGVDTIELLDIDFVTTGPWIRNTLKADKAEEREQALSDIYRVMRPGEPPTLETAEALFAGLFFDPDRYDLSAVGRVKLNMRLDLDAPDTVTTLRSEDILAVIKTLVGLKDGKGEIDDIDNLGNRRVRSVGELLENQYRVGLLRMERAVKERMSSVDVSTVMPNDLINAKPAVAAVREFFGSSQLSQFMDQTNPLSEVTHKRRVSALGPGGLTRERAGFEVRDVHPTHYGRICPIETPEGPNIGLINSLSTFARVNKYGFIETPYRKVNNGQVTNEVVYLSAMEEQKHTVAQASAATDADGRFTEELVSARQAGEFLMALPETITLMDVSPKQLVSVAASLIPFLEKDDANRALMGSNMQRQAVPLVKAEAPFVGTGMEETVARDSGAAISAKRAGVVDQVDATRIVVRATGEVDASVSGVDIYTLMKFQRSNQSTCINQRPLVKVGDVVEAGDIIADGPSTEFGELALGRNVLVAFMPWNGYNYEDSILINERIVKDDVFTSIHIDEFEVMARDTKLGPEDITRDIPNVGEEALRNLDEAGIVYIGAEVEPGDILVGKITPKGESPMTPEEKLLRAIFGEKASDVRDTSLRLPPGVAGTVVDVRVFNRHGIDKDERAMAIEREEIERLKKDADDERTILNRATWSRLREMLLDQVATAAPKGIKKGSTIDMDLLDSVDRHEWWKFAVQDDAVQANLEAVKAQYDEATKRIRDKFEDRREKLERGDELPPGVLKMVKVFVAVKRKLQPGDKMAGRHGNKGIISRILPQEDMPFLEDGTPVDFVLNPLGVPSRMNVGQIFETHLGWAARGLGRKIGAALDAWRAENPNPTPGQAPEAVKDALRLAYGDTYVEELDRRSPEQLLDLAQNVRTGVPMGTPVFDGAVEADVADMLKLAGLDESGQVTLFDGRTGDAFDRKVTVGYKYVLKLHHLVDDKIHARSIGPYSLVTQQPLGGKAQFGGQRFGEMEVWALQAYGAAYTLQEMLTVKSDDVVGRTKVYEAIVKGDDTFEAGIPESFNVLVKEMRSLGLNVDLKSMEETDDDGLAEAAE, encoded by the coding sequence ATGGCGACCAAGGCGATCCAGCAGACCAGCACCGCAAAGCGGCGCATCCGCAAGATCTTCGGCGACATCCACGAAGTCATCCAGATGCCGAACCTGATCGAGGTTCAGCGCGAAAGCTACGAGCAGTTCCTGCGCTCCGACAAGAGCACCGGTCACGTCTCGGGCCTGGAAAAGACGCTGCGGTCGGTTTTCCCGATCCAGGATTTCGCCGGCACCGCCTATCTCGACTTCGACGATTACGTGCTCGAACCGCCGAAGTTCGACGTGGAGGAATGCCGCCAGCGCGGCATCACCTATGCAGCGCCGATGCGCGTTACCTTGCGCCTGACCGCTTTCGAGGTCGATCCGGATACCGAGGCCAAGTCGGTCATCGATATCAAGGAGCAGGACGTCTACATGGGCGACATGCCGCTCATGACCGAGAACGGCACCTTCTTCATCAACGGCACCGAGCGCGTGATCGTGTCGCAGATGCACCGTTCGCCGGGCGTCCTTTTCGACCATGACCGCGGCAAGACCCACGCCAGCGGCAAGTATCTGTTCGCGGCGCGCGTCATTCCGTATCGCGGCTCGTGGCTGGACTTCGAGTTCGACGCGAAGGACATCGTCAACGTCCGTATCGACCGCAAGCGCAAGCTGCCGGTCACGGCGCTGCTCTATGCGCTCGGCATGAATTCGGAAGACATCCTCAATCACTTCTACAACCGCGTGACCTTCGTCCGCGGTGAAGGTGGCTGGCGCATTCCGTTCGCGCCGGAGAACTGGCGCGGCGTCAAGCCGATGTTCGACATCGTCGATGCGAAGTCGGGCGAGGTCGTGTTCGCGGCCGGCCAGAAGATTTCGCCGCGTGCCGCCAACAAGGCCGGCAAGGACGGCCTGTCCGAGCTGCTGATCCCGACCGAGGAAATCTTTGGCCGCTATTCGGCGTACGACCTGATCAACGAGAAGACGGGCGAAATCTACGTCGAGGCGGGTGACGAGATCACCGCCGAGAACCTAGAGAAGCTGGACCAGGCGGGCGTCGACACGATCGAGCTGCTCGACATCGACTTCGTCACGACGGGTCCGTGGATCCGCAACACGCTGAAGGCGGACAAGGCCGAAGAGCGTGAGCAGGCCTTGTCGGACATCTACCGCGTCATGCGCCCCGGCGAGCCGCCGACGCTGGAGACGGCGGAAGCGCTGTTCGCCGGCTTGTTCTTCGATCCGGACCGCTACGACCTGTCGGCGGTGGGCCGCGTCAAGCTGAACATGCGCCTCGACCTCGACGCGCCGGACACGGTGACGACGCTGCGCAGCGAAGACATCCTCGCCGTCATCAAGACTTTGGTCGGTCTGAAGGACGGCAAGGGCGAGATCGACGATATCGACAACCTCGGCAACCGCCGTGTCCGTTCGGTGGGCGAGCTGCTGGAGAACCAGTATCGCGTCGGCCTGCTCCGTATGGAGCGCGCCGTGAAGGAGCGCATGAGCTCGGTCGACGTCTCGACCGTCATGCCGAACGACCTGATCAACGCCAAGCCCGCGGTCGCCGCGGTGCGCGAGTTCTTCGGCTCGTCGCAGCTGTCGCAGTTCATGGACCAGACCAACCCGCTGTCCGAAGTGACGCACAAGCGTCGCGTCTCGGCGCTCGGGCCGGGCGGTCTGACGCGTGAGCGCGCGGGCTTCGAAGTCCGCGACGTTCACCCGACGCACTATGGCCGCATCTGCCCGATCGAAACGCCGGAAGGCCCGAACATCGGTCTGATCAACTCGCTGTCGACCTTCGCGCGCGTCAACAAGTACGGCTTCATCGAGACGCCGTACCGCAAGGTGAACAACGGCCAGGTGACCAACGAGGTCGTCTATCTGTCGGCGATGGAGGAGCAGAAGCACACCGTCGCGCAGGCATCGGCCGCGACCGACGCGGACGGCCGCTTCACCGAGGAGCTAGTCTCCGCGCGTCAGGCGGGCGAATTCCTGATGGCGCTCCCCGAGACGATCACGCTGATGGACGTCAGCCCCAAGCAGCTCGTCTCCGTCGCCGCCTCGCTGATCCCCTTCCTCGAGAAGGACGACGCGAACCGCGCGCTGATGGGATCGAACATGCAGCGTCAGGCGGTGCCGCTGGTCAAGGCCGAGGCGCCGTTCGTCGGCACCGGCATGGAAGAGACGGTGGCGCGCGATTCGGGCGCCGCGATCAGCGCCAAGCGCGCGGGCGTCGTCGACCAGGTCGACGCGACCCGTATCGTCGTGCGCGCCACCGGTGAGGTGGATGCGAGCGTCAGCGGCGTCGATATCTACACGCTGATGAAGTTCCAGCGTTCGAACCAGTCGACCTGCATCAACCAGCGTCCGCTGGTGAAGGTGGGCGACGTGGTCGAGGCCGGCGACATCATCGCCGACGGCCCGTCGACCGAGTTCGGCGAGCTGGCGCTGGGCCGCAACGTCCTCGTCGCGTTCATGCCGTGGAACGGCTACAATTACGAGGACTCGATCCTCATCAACGAGCGGATCGTGAAGGACGACGTGTTCACGTCGATCCACATCGACGAGTTCGAGGTGATGGCCCGCGACACGAAGCTCGGGCCGGAGGACATCACGCGCGACATCCCCAACGTCGGCGAGGAGGCTTTGCGCAACCTCGACGAGGCGGGCATCGTCTACATCGGTGCAGAGGTCGAGCCGGGCGACATCCTGGTCGGCAAGATCACGCCGAAGGGCGAAAGCCCGATGACGCCGGAAGAAAAGCTGCTGCGCGCGATCTTCGGTGAAAAGGCGTCGGACGTGCGCGACACGTCGCTGCGCCTGCCGCCGGGCGTCGCCGGGACGGTGGTGGACGTGCGCGTCTTCAACCGCCACGGCATCGACAAGGACGAGCGCGCGATGGCGATCGAGCGCGAGGAGATCGAGCGTCTGAAGAAGGACGCCGACGACGAGCGCACGATCCTCAACCGGGCGACGTGGAGCCGCCTGCGCGAGATGCTGCTGGACCAGGTCGCGACCGCGGCCCCCAAGGGCATCAAGAAGGGCTCGACGATCGACATGGACCTGCTCGACAGCGTCGACCGCCATGAATGGTGGAAGTTCGCGGTGCAGGACGATGCGGTGCAGGCGAACCTGGAAGCCGTGAAGGCGCAGTATGACGAGGCGACGAAGCGTATCCGCGACAAGTTCGAGGATCGCCGCGAGAAGCTGGAGCGGGGCGACGAGCTGCCGCCGGGCGTGCTCAAGATGGTCAAGGTGTTCGTCGCGGTGAAGCGCAAGCTGCAGCCGGGCGACAAGATGGCCGGCCGCCACGGCAACAAGGGCATCATCAGCCGCATCCTGCCGCAGGAAGACATGCCGTTCCTCGAGGACGGTACGCCGGTCGACTTCGTGCTCAACCCGCTGGGCGTGCCGAGCCGCATGAACGTCGGGCAGATTTTCGAGACGCACCTGGGCTGGGCCGCGCGCGGTCTGGGCCGCAAGATCGGTGCGGCGCTCGATGCATGGCGTGCGGAGAACCCCAACCCGACGCCGGGCCAGGCGCCGGAAGCGGTGAAGGACGCGCTGCGGCTGGCCTATGGCGATACGTATGTCGAGGAACTCGACCGGCGTTCGCCCGAACAGCTGCTCGACCTGGCGCAGAACGTGCGGACCGGCGTGCCGATGGGCACGCCCGTGTTCGACGGCGCGGTGGAAGCCGACGTGGCCGACATGCTGAAGCTAGCCGGGCTGGACGAATCGGGTCAGGTGACGCTGTTCGACGGCCGCACCGGCGACGCGTTCGACCGCAAGGTGACCGTCGGCTACAAGTACGTGCTGAAGCTGCACCACCTTGTCGACGACAAGATCCACGCGCGTTCCATCGGGCCTTACAGTCTCGTCACCCAGCAGCCGCTGGGCGGCAAGGCGCAGTTCGGCGGGCAGCGCTTCGGCGAGATGGAGGTCTGGGCGCTGCAGGCCTATGGCGCGGCGTACACCTTGCAGGAAATGCTGACGGTGAAGTCGGACGACGTCGTCGGGCGCACCAAGGTCTACGAGGCGATCGTCAAGGGTGACGACACGTTCGAGGCCGGCATTCCGGAGAGCTTCAACGTGCTCGTCAAGGAAATGCGCTCGCTGGGTCTCAACGTCGACCTGAAGTCGATGGAAGAGACCGACGACGACGGGCTCGCCGAGGCCGCGGAGTAA